A stretch of DNA from Staphylococcus sp. KG4-3:
AATGAAGAATTAATCATTTCTGGACAATGCGTAAGTGAAGGTTATGTGAAAGATGAGCAACGCTCTAATGCAGTGTTTAAAAATATAGATAATAACAGGGCGTATTTTACTGGTGATAAAGCAACAGTTCAAGATGACCTATGGTTTATCACAGGGCGTATAGATTTTCAAGTGAAATTAAATGGATACCGTATGGAACTAGAAGAAATAGAATTTCATTTAAGACAATTAGATATAGTCAAAGAAGCAATTGTTGTACCAGTGTACAAAAACGATAAAGTAACGCAATTACAAGGCGTTGTAGTGTTAAATGACTTAAATGATAACAAAGATGAACAAACGTTGATACACGATATCAAACAAGAACTTAAACAAGCGATGCCAGAATATATGATTCCGAGAAAGATTATATTTAAAGAACAATTTCCTTTAACAATAAACGGAAAATTAGATCGTAAGCAGATTGCCGAGGATGTATTAGCATGATCCCATATGGTACATTTACGTTCTTTCTTATAGCATTTATAGTCTTAATTCCGGTAATTATATTAGGTTTAGCTGGAAAAAGAAGCCGTATTTATAATGGTATAAGTACAGCTATTATGATTGTGCTCATTTTTTCCTCAGATAAACATAATTTGTTTGGCCAAGCATATTTAAGTGTTCAACTTATAAACTTTGTTTTATATCTATTATGGCAAGTAGCAATCATTATGTTTTATTGGAAATCACGTTCAAAAAACAACTCATTTATAAAGTTTTTCGCGGTTATTGTTTTATCAATCTTGCCACTTGTAGTAGTGAAAGTAATGCAAAGTTCATGGTTTGGTGCTGCACAATTAAAGCTCCATGAAAATAAAGTAATTGAATTTATAGGTTTCTTAGGTATTTCTTATGTTACTTTCAAAAGTGTTCAATTATTAATGGAAATTCGTGATGGTTCAATAAAAGAAGTGAAAGCTACTAAAGTATTTCAATTTATTTCGTTTTTCCCTACAATTTCATCTGGTCCAATTGACCGTTACAAACGTTTTGTTAAAGATGAAAGTAAAATACAAAGTAGCGAAAGTTATCGAGCGTCACTTAATAAAGCAATACATTTCATCATGTTAGGTTTTTTATATAAATACATTATTGCTTATTTAATACAAGTTTATGCAATTAATCCATTAATGTTAGATTTTTCAAATTTCACTGCTAAATGGTTATATATGTATGCATATAGTTTGTATTTATTCTTTGATTTCGCTGGTTATTCATTATTTGCGATGGCGTTTAGCTATTTATATGGCATACAGACGCCACAAAACTTTAAGCAACCGTTTAAAGCAAAGAATATTAAAGATTTTTGGAATAGATGGCATATGTCCTTATCTTTTTGGTTTAGAGATTGTATCTATATGAGATCGTTATTTTTTATGTCGAAAAAACGCTTATTAAAAAATCAATTTACAATGTCTAATATTGCTTTCTCATTAAACTTTTTAATTATGGGTATTTGGCATGGTATTGAAGTTCATTATATTTTGTATGGTTTATATCACGCAATTTTGTTTATTGGTTATGGTTATTATGAAAAATGGCGGAAAAATCATCCGCCAAGATGGTCTAACCAATATACATCAATGTTAAGTATTATTGTTACATTCCATTTTGTAACGTTTGGTTTTCTTATCTTTTCT
This window harbors:
- the dltB gene encoding D-alanyl-lipoteichoic acid biosynthesis protein DltB, producing the protein MIPYGTFTFFLIAFIVLIPVIILGLAGKRSRIYNGISTAIMIVLIFSSDKHNLFGQAYLSVQLINFVLYLLWQVAIIMFYWKSRSKNNSFIKFFAVIVLSILPLVVVKVMQSSWFGAAQLKLHENKVIEFIGFLGISYVTFKSVQLLMEIRDGSIKEVKATKVFQFISFFPTISSGPIDRYKRFVKDESKIQSSESYRASLNKAIHFIMLGFLYKYIIAYLIQVYAINPLMLDFSNFTAKWLYMYAYSLYLFFDFAGYSLFAMAFSYLYGIQTPQNFKQPFKAKNIKDFWNRWHMSLSFWFRDCIYMRSLFFMSKKRLLKNQFTMSNIAFSLNFLIMGIWHGIEVHYILYGLYHAILFIGYGYYEKWRKNHPPRWSNQYTSMLSIIVTFHFVTFGFLIFSGKLF